A stretch of the Prunus dulcis unplaced genomic scaffold, ALMONDv2, whole genome shotgun sequence genome encodes the following:
- the LOC117612914 gene encoding uncharacterized protein LOC117612914 — protein MSAIEEELDDDDNSEVDTFSTDKSSVATATVTLEKPPAFSALSDESMLAENGASSTGTSASSYSKVVSTQPSFTYDKVAPPEESNAGPSMFNFWGKVTSMKDSVYLPF, from the exons ATGAGCGCAATTGAG GAGGAGCTGGATGATGATGACAATTCTGAGGTGGACACTTTCTCGACCGACAAGAGCAGCGTTGCTACTGCAACTGTTACACTGGAGAAGCCTCCAGCTTTCTCTGCTCTCTCTGATGAGTCTATGCTTGCTGAGAATGGCGCCAGCTCCACCGGCACTAGTGCATCGTCGTACAGCAAGGTGGTATCTACCCAGCCATCCTTTACATATGATAAAGTTGCTCCACCAGAAGAATCAAATGCTGGTCCTTCAATGTTTAACTTTTGGGGTAAAGTTACTTCAATGAAGGATTCAG TGTATCTGCCGTTTTAG